GGCATCATTTGCAAGGGCGTATTCCTTACCTTTAGTCCAGGCCTTTCTCACTTGGTCATTACCCGCCCAAATAGCGTCTAAAAACTGCTGTGGAATAACCTGCTCACCTTTATAGTTTTTACCCTTATTAACGATAACCTTACCTACGCGGGCAAGGTCGCGGGTTGCCATGTTTAAGCCACCAGAGGCAACAACATAATTGTCAGGGTCTGCCATCCAAAATGCGTCATTCTCAGCACCAATCTTGGTCCAGACCTTCTCTTCCAGGTAAGACGCTAGCTCTTTACCTGTCACCTTTTCAACGACTTTACCTAAGATTTCTGTATTTGGGTCTTGATACTGATACACCTCACCGCTTGGGTACTTATGATCTTTAATCAACAACAGGTAATCTTGAATACCATGCAGACCAGAATCGTTCTTACCATGCCATTCTTGTGACTGAGTCAGTCTTGGGTCCCAGCTCTTGTGTGGCGGCGTTTTAATTCCTAAACCACTGCGCATATCGGCAATTTCTTGTACTGTTGCGCCCTCAAATGCCGTGCCTTTAAATTCTGGCAGATAGAACTCTAGCGGCTTAGACATATCAAGCTTACCTTCGGCTGCTGCAATACCCGCCAAAGTCGCAGTAAATGACTTAGTTACCGACATATCTAAGTGAGTTGAATTAGGCGTCATGCCATTAAAGAAATGCTGATGTACTACCTCATTTCCCTTAATAACAACCATAGAATGGTTTTTAAGGCGGTCACGCAAGATGGTATATAGGTCATGCTCCCCGTCTGCATCCATGCCTTTAAGCTTAGTAAGGTCGAGTGAATTGTTTAGCTTCCACTTTTCAGGGACCATGCTGCCCTTAGACACCTGATAGTAGCGAGTAAACTTGTAGGCATTTGAGAAGGTTGCGGCAGCCATTTCACCTTGATCCCATTCTGTTTGGCTCACACCTAACATGGCCGCTTGCTCAATGAATTGACTATCTGGTTGGTGCAACGTAGCGGCATGCGCACCAAAACTTAAACATGCAATAACCAAACTCGATTTAACTAATTTCATAGACTTATTCCTTAAATCACATGGAGAATAGACACATGTAAAAACAAACATCTAACTGTGCCTAATCGCGCTAGTAAAACACAACTGACTGACTGCTTACAGATTTTTTACAAAAGTAAACCAAATGAACGACTCACGGGCGGAAATTCCGTACTCGCGGCGAGAGATATAGAAAGAGATATAGAAAGAGATATAGAAAGAGATATAGGAATAACAACGGCAGTGAAGCTAATGATAGCAATCGTAACTTATAGGCTTTCTATCGACAGCTTCAGTAAGCCACTTATGACCAAACTCAACAGTTAAGTGCGACACATAAACTCGACACGCGCCAAATTCAAGAGTACATATCTTTATCGATGATATCCTGCTTTTTTTGCATCAGGTACATGACATAAAGTGTTCCTAAGAACATCAAACTGAATGAGACTACCATTAAGCTATAAATCAATAATGGGTCATTAAATTGCGGCAACCAGTCATCTACAAACTACATGGAATGCTTGTAAGCGCCAAAGGCTAAGAGCAACACCACAGGAATTTCTGCAATTGCAATAAACAAAATTTTTCTATCGAGGATGGCAAATTGTTTTGCCAATTCGGGGTCTGAAAAATCGATTTGTTCGCTAAACATAGTGAGTTCCTTTCTTCCATGAAATACCACTTACATTTAACCCTAATAAACAGATCAAAAAACCTCAAGTTAACCGGCTAAGCAATTGGTCTGACATGAATAAATATCTTCTTAGCTACAACTGAAGCTAGAGTAGACAAAACAAAAAATAGCTTGTATATACAAGCTATTTCTGTTCATGGAAGCAGCTGTTCAGAATGAATTGTTAACACCAACCGAGACTGAAGTGCCGCCGAACTTGTAACCGCCAAACGAATCAAAGTGGTGTAGTTGCCGTTCCTTCTCAACCCCAAAATATCAATTAGCTTGATATCATTAAAAAGAAAATCGGGATTACCACACCTAAACCCATCAAAATAATCGACTTTGGCTTTGCTGGTCCATGTTTGCCCTTCACCATAAACAATGCCGATAACGCGAGGAATATCAGCATGCCGGCGAACAAGTCTGAAAAGTACACCCAGGCATTACGGGTTTCATTCAGGTGCAATTTATTCAGAGCTTGCAAAATTACCCTTGGCTCAATGTCTTGATACACCACCTGACTGGACTTTCTATCCCACAACAAGGTGTCGCCCTCTTCCAAGAACACTTCAAACTTATTCTTATTCTGCCAAAAGCTCGATTTGGTTGTGTGGGTTAAGCTAAATTGCTGCTTCATACGCATGGCAATTTGCCTATCTTCTAGCGTTAGCCAATCTGAGTCATCGACCTTTTGTATCTGCCGCTCAACCGCATAATTGGGATTCCAATCCGCAATATGATTAACCGCAATACCAGAGACGGCAAAAATGATAGAAAAACCAATGCAAAAATAGCCGATGTCACGATGTAAGGTACGATTCAGTCGATACCAATTGATGTTGTTAAACCACTTCATATATACAAACCAATTCGCTATCTCGTGTTAATCTGCGATGCTCACGCCAGTGGGCACTAGCTGATACATGGTCATAGGCTCAGTTACCGATGCTGGGTCAAACTCTTCGCCTGCTTCTTTGGCATAG
This DNA window, taken from Shewanella maritima, encodes the following:
- a CDS encoding serine hydrolase domain-containing protein; this encodes MKLVKSSLVIACLSFGAHAATLHQPDSQFIEQAAMLGVSQTEWDQGEMAAATFSNAYKFTRYYQVSKGSMVPEKWKLNNSLDLTKLKGMDADGEHDLYTILRDRLKNHSMVVIKGNEVVHQHFFNGMTPNSTHLDMSVTKSFTATLAGIAAAEGKLDMSKPLEFYLPEFKGTAFEGATVQEIADMRSGLGIKTPPHKSWDPRLTQSQEWHGKNDSGLHGIQDYLLLIKDHKYPSGEVYQYQDPNTEILGKVVEKVTGKELASYLEEKVWTKIGAENDAFWMADPDNYVVASGGLNMATRDLARVGKVIVNKGKNYKGEQVIPQQFLDAIWAGNDQVRKAWTKGKEYALANDAWYKDQYRVLNIKGHKLLVMIGIHGQVLAIDKASGVIVAMNGGYPQTETPRMANLLFYQVIPAVIDAVK
- a CDS encoding PepSY-associated TM helix domain-containing protein, whose protein sequence is MKWFNNINWYRLNRTLHRDIGYFCIGFSIIFAVSGIAVNHIADWNPNYAVERQIQKVDDSDWLTLEDRQIAMRMKQQFSLTHTTKSSFWQNKNKFEVFLEEGDTLLWDRKSSQVVYQDIEPRVILQALNKLHLNETRNAWVYFSDLFAGMLIFLALSALFMVKGKHGPAKPKSIILMGLGVVIPIFFLMISS